TTAAACCAGCTGTGAAGTGAAATCCGCTGGCGCGATCAGGTATTGAGTCTCTCACGGCACAGGAGGTAATCCTATGAAAAAGGTCCACTCGTCAAAAAATACACTTCGCCGGGAAACTTTTATTTGCCCCAAATCGGTTTATTAGTCACTGGAAGAATcagatattttaaaataaactaGTTCGCTAGCATTATTAATATTTTCGTAAGGAGGAATCGCTCgaaaggagcaggaggaaggggcAGAGCTTTTACAAAACTAGAGCTGCGTCCGAAATCTGCGCCCTCGGGTGAGACAGGGTCGGCGAGAGCAGCCCGGGCCAGCTCCGTCCCGGCCTGCCCGCCGCCGCTCCGTGGCGCGGCCAGCTCGAGCGCGGCGTCAGCGGTGCCCCGGCGCTCCCCGGCAGATCCCCCGCGCCGGGAGCCCTGCCTTGGGCGGGCCTTCTCGCACCCGTGGGATGAGTCCGTCCCCGGAGGGCAAAGCGCCGCTGTCACCATCCCCAGGACACGACGGCGGGATGCGCTAAGTGCTGGTAAGGGGGGAAGACGCCGAGGGCGGCTGCGGGCGGGCAGGCTCGGTAGCCCGGCAGGGCGAGGgcagcctgggtgctgcagccGGCCAGGGCGCAACCCAGCTTGGGGCGGACGGCGGGCGgaggggggctggaggggcagcCACGGCAGGGCTCCCCGTCCCGCACCAGCACCGGCACCACCACCCGGCGCAGCAGGGCGGGAGCACGCGGCGGGGGGCTGCCGGGACCCTCACTCCGCGCTCGCTTCATCTTGTAGCGGTGGTTTTGGAACCAGATCTTCACCTGAGTGGGGGTGAGGCTGAGCAGCCGGGCAAGCTGCTCCCGCTCCGGTGCCGAAAGGTACCGCTGCTGCCGGAATCGCCGCTCCAGCTCCAGCGTTTGCGCCTTGGAGAAAAGAACCCGccgctttttcttcttctcctcagcctcagagCCTCGGGCGGGGAGACACCTTCGGGTGGAGTCGGGCAAACTCAGTTCCGGGCCGCTCTCGTCGGAAGCTGGGGACAGCGAGGGGGTTAGAGAGAGGAGGTAGCCGAGGAGCGGGGCAGGCATCGGGGAGGCATTGGGCAGTGAAGAGACGAAACGCCTCTCTCAGAGAATGCTCCGGCGTTTATCAGGCCGGATTAATCCCAACGGTCAGCAATCGGCGTGAGTTAACACCCCGAATGCTTTAAACCCAACCCGCGGGCCAAAGAGGGATTCTCTCCGAGGCCGAGCCTCTCCTCCCCGGCGCCAGTTCTCACACAGGCACGACGGATAGGATGCGCATAGCCCGGGACCGGCTGGCTGGAAGCATCTGTGCCCGCTCGGTGCTAAAACGTACTATCGTGGTGGGCTGCCCAGTTCTTTCATTACGGCTGTTCTTCGGCCGCTCGATTGCCTTAACATTTAACTTATCTCGATGGATTTCTCGCACCCGTCCCCAGGACGGTGCTTTCCGTGCACACGCAGTGTACATTAACGTCGTGTCTCTGCGCATAGCCCCTATGCCTGTGCTAGGACCAGCGTGCTGCAGAGCTGCGTGCGCGTCGGAGCCTGCTTTCCTCCAGGACAGATCCAGGCGGTGGCCCGGAGCGCTGGGTGTGAGCTCAGCTTTCCTCTGCAGAGCGTGGGGTGGCCTGAAACCCTGCCAGCATAAAAAGGCAAGGTTTCTTGCAACActgaaaagagggggaaatcATTGTTTTTAAAAATGACTTAAAAATCCGGAAAGCGAGTTTGATAAGCGCAGAGACGGGCGGACATGGCCTGAGGTTTTGGGTTCTGCCATAACTGGAAAGATGCACAGAACTACAGGGGAGGGGAATATTATTTCCCTCTTAAAGTCGTGGCTGGGATGTTCCTACTGTTTCATTGTTGTAATTCAGTAATATTCCATGACATTCCCAGCCTAGATCCCGCCCGATCCTGTCGGCTACATACCCTGGCGATTCGCTTCTTGACATCTTCCccgaaggaagagaggaaacaaaaaatAGCAGCGCGGAGATCGTGAATTCCTGTCCATTTCATACTCACAGGGATAGTGAATTCTGTCTGTTTCTATCCAGCCTCCGTACGGCGGGACGGTGTAGTTCTCCGCTGAGTTGTGATCATCAGAGTCTTGCTTTGTGCTATtagcatcctgctctggtagatcCAAAATGCTCCTCACTGTAAAACTGATCCTGCCAGACGTGGCCATGATAGGTTGTGTACAATTTCCACACCCAAAAAATTACCGTACCAAAACTCCGAACACCCTCTCTTAAAAGCTGCGAGGACAGGACAGCGCTCGGTTACTGGGGAATCTCACAACTCGAGAGGACCTTCCCTTCCATCGTCACCTAACCCCAAATATTAGTGTCGTTTACAGGGGTGTCCTGTTTATATAAACAGTCCTCCCCACTGCAAACACTGCTTGCTTTCAAACCGTCCCTGTCTATAGGATGCTAAGTACCTGAATTAGTCAAGTGCTAAAGCTCTAATGGGAGTAGGTGTAACCCCCCTTCTTCCCGCCACCCCCATGAGAGAATAACCCGTTACCTCCCAAAGACAGCAGGAAACAGGCTTCATCATTACATATTCTGTCTGATTAGCCAAAAGTGGGGACAGATAATGGTAATTGTTAGTAGTGAATAACATCTTGGGTGGCATGTGGATGACCAACAACCACCCCCCTCCATCCGCCACCAAAGCCACCAGCGTCCCTTCTATCCTCAGACAAAGTGAATCCTCCCAGGACATCCGCAGAGCCTGTCGAGAGCCCCCCTTCCCCGCTTCTCCCTCTTtattccacacacacacacacgccttCTCTCCTTAGACCTGGAAGGAATTTAAGCCgttatttgttttatttccccAGGCTGTTTGCCGTACTACTTCTAATACCTCCTGCAATGACCTCCTGTACCTGGCAGGTTTCCTATCATTGGCAGACTTCCTACTCTCCACGGGGAATTTTTTCGCACCTCTGCCGAACTCTCGGCGGGGAAGACTGGCGAGTGGTGCGTTGAGGGGATGGCATCTCTGGGAGTGCTTTTTTTCTcatcctggtggatggaaggtgGAGCGTACCTTTCTCTCAGGAAGGTGATGGGGTGAGCTCGTCTGGGGAAACTCGAGGAGCAAGAGTCAGGAAAAGGAGTAGgggagaccttttttttttttattataatTTCCCCTCTTTTAGCATTGTTTTATGTTGTACTAAGCCAAGGAATATCCCCTCCGGCTGCATGTGTGACTGGAACGATTCC
This genomic interval from Pogoniulus pusillus isolate bPogPus1 chromosome 1, bPogPus1.pri, whole genome shotgun sequence contains the following:
- the NKX2-8 gene encoding homeobox protein Nkx-2.8 — encoded protein: MATSGRISFTVRSILDLPEQDANSTKQDSDDHNSAENYTVPPYGGWIETDRIHYPSSDESGPELSLPDSTRRCLPARGSEAEEKKKKRRVLFSKAQTLELERRFRQQRYLSAPEREQLARLLSLTPTQVKIWFQNHRYKMKRARSEGPGSPPPRAPALLRRVVVPVLVRDGEPCRGCPSSPPPPAVRPKLGCALAGCSTQAALALPGYRACPPAAALGVFPPYQHLAHPAVVSWGW